A stretch of DNA from Oryza brachyantha chromosome 9, ObraRS2, whole genome shotgun sequence:
ACTCATCTGTGTCGGGCGTAAATTTTGGCCTGACACAGATGATATGTTATCGGTGACGGACACTGATTTTAGCCCTTCACGGATAAGTCGTGTGGGCGTAAATTTTGGCCCGACACAGATGATATGTCATCGGTGACGGGCCAAACCAAATAGAGTTATCTATAATGAGTCTTATTTCTgtccgtcacagatgagtgtGGGTGTAGCGGGTTGTTAGGTTCCGTCACAGATGACATGTCAAATTTGCTAGATTCTGTAGTAGTGTGAAGGACTGGCTGATATACTTTGgcgttatatataaaacatttcaTATGAATCCATCTCCAGACTCTAGAATTTCAGTTTGATCATACATTGATACTCAAGACAACAACATCAAAAGAGATTATTcaacatttcatattgtaggatcgaacaagatcaaacaaacctaccagaaggggatgaatggtagggaaaaataaaacccaaaaatcttttgcggaataaaggattacctctgtcgaagaaatcgACGCAgccttgctaccttgatcgcgtcgctcctgtgtcgccgctatCTTGATCGCGTCGCTCATGTGCTGCcaaacagatcatcgaattgcgccactcctatgacatcgatcggatcgtcggaatccaaaataaaatcaccagtagatgaaaacCGAaaatgtagattgaatgatcttgactttattgcatcaactggtatttacaaagtgcaccaacagcacccctatcaaaatcgtcaatctagaatcaacaactaaatctcacaaaaagcacaccgggggcatacccctcggtctctatttatatcgaaaagtctatcaccaaataggagtaggactccttatactaatatgactcatctcttagttttcctaactaaatccaacatgccaaaatcaggcatgctacagtagtccgactgctacagtagtccggttgctacagtaccgcgcgctacagtaatccgggtgCCGCAGTATCGTGCGCTACAATACcgacgctgctacagtgtccgagcctgtagcaaattcctttccttttctcatccagttttgatccgatttacttcccgatttttccggcgcttacacacacaacatgtgaagcccgttacgattccatctcacacggtgttgctccaccatgtgccaactcgtattcaatatcgtcacctggcatcctcgatcgtccggacctcagctcctccctgagcctagtcacgatcccaccgccattgaccgatattgaccttaagtcacctgcacaactagagacaaatcaaccgtttccgagcacagatatcgcaacctgactcacattagttacacacactcgcaccaacaccttaactgtttccaaaccaaattcaatttataaaccaaatcgcaagccaattgtttatcagaaaatattaatcatgcttatgatcttacacaTATGAATCCATCATCTCCACACTCTGGAATTTCAATTTGACGATACTCAAAGACAACATCATCCAAAGAGAGATTATTCACCATGCAAATTGGAAACAACATTGGCTATCTGATCGTCCTGAGTGTGTCGATGAACCTTTCGCCACTGCCAAGGATCTCCGTCGCGTGGCCCTTGCCGTACTGCGACCTGCCGATTGCACGGTACCGTGGCTCCCCGAGCTCCGGCAGCGGCCCGACCACTCCGCCGACGCTGGCGTCCTGGAACACCACGACCGTCGTCCGGCCCCTCTCCGCGTCGACCACCACCCTGTGGAACGCGCTCCTGTACGCGCCGTTGGTGAGCACCTCGAGGATCTCGCCGACGTTGACGACGAGGGCGCCCGGCAGCGGCCGCACCGGGAGCCACCGGCCGTCGCCCAGCATGACCTGCAGGCCGGGCGTGTCGTCGacctgcagcagcagcgtcaGCCCGAAGCCGTCGGAGTGCGGCGCGATGCCGACCACCTCCTccgggcggcggcagggagggTACCGGTGCAGCACCATGCTCTGCCGCTTCCCGGCGAAGGCGGCCAGCAGCGTGCCCTGCTCCACTCCCAGGTCGCAGGCCATGAACCCCAGCAGTCGCGTTGCCAGATTGCGCATCTCCATCGCGTACTTGTCGATCGAATCCCTGAACAATTAAtccattgtaaaaaaaaaattcaagaacaGATGGATTTGTGATTATGAAAGTAATTAAATTGATCAAGCTGGAATGATCAATGGAACACACACAAGAACGGAAGATCAACCTAAATGTGGGCGGGTTACTGGGCCAAAATTGGAGGTTTCTTCTCTGGATCGGCTGCGTCTCGACGATCAGGCTCTCCGCCCAGTCCAGCTTATCGGTGGATGATCTGTTGAAGTGATGGCCGAATCCTTCGATGCCGCCGCCTGGACGGACGGCCACAGCCTTCTTCTCCTCGACGGGTAGCTCGAAGAACTGCACCGTGTCATCTTTCATTTGCTGAATCACCGCGTCATCAGCTCCATGGTTTATCAGCTGGGTACAAAAGTTTTGCAGGAATTTTGACGCAGGAAGTAGGTTCATATCGAGGTTCAAattgcaggaaaaaaaaagtaaattcaACCTGCatctattaattataaaacatccACTTGTTAATCTTGATGGAAATTTGGTGCACTTCTTAATCAATTAAGAAACTGTGAGGCTCGTACGGTCGTACCcgaaatataatattttaacacTTTTTTCAAAGGGCATCTTAGCGCACTTGTTTTAAGAAACGTAAATGACTTGAAAATAAAAGGCGATCGATGAACTAACTTAtgccaaatatttttaacctgTTGAAGTAACTGAAGTTAGCTATATTATACATCAAGAATTCAAACTACAGATTTAGGAAAACCTTGAATCCAAGAAGAAAAAcagtaaagttttttttggtacaCCCTTAATGTTGAAAGAAATTAACTAAACGTCGGACAATTTCCAAAATAAGCAAAACTGTTGCTCCATCAAATTTCTTCTAAGATATGGAATTTTGCTTAGCAAACCTGGAAGAAACCCCAGCTCCGACACGCAGAGCCAAGGCAAGCGATCTCCACGGCCCTGTGCTCAGGGTCGAGCAGCCTCGCCATGTCCACCACCGGCAGCACGTAGCTCTCGTCAtccccgacgacggcggcggcggcggcgccgccggccggggcATCGTCGGCGCGGGCATACCTCTCCGGTATGTGGTGAGGGTCGGCGAACGCAATGGCTGCGGCCTCCGTGATGAGCTCCCTGTTCAAGACCTTGGCACCTCCCATTGTGTCCTCCGGCGACCAGCTCCCTTCATTCATCTCCTTCAAGCTATATGctgtgcaaatatatataatggccACAGCAATGTTAATCGGCCTAATTAGCTCTTGTAGTGTGACCTCCGGGTCAACTTAAGGAGCTCAATCAAGTAAAATACTTaagttctttattttttttatttctaatactGTCACGTAAGTAAAATATTTCCttcggtttttttatttggcacAATTGACTTTTGAAACTAAACGTGATCCGGTTGATTTTCTTAAATGTAGGCATGCCGTATATGCAGGATCGTAAAGGGTTTTTCccacctcaaaagctagccattgaAGTGAGTGACTCTCCCACTTATATCTTAGGTGCTTTGCCCTTCACAACTAATATGAGATTATACAACAATCTTCTTATTCACACGTTGGTGTCCGTCAGCCCTTCACCACCCCTTCACCGTATATGGGTCCCGCAGGCACCCCACGGTCCATCAGGCTTTCACACACTGTGTCCAGCGGGACAAAGATGTTAAACTAACCAGGCTCTGATATCAattgtaggatcgtaaagTGTTTTTCTCAtctcaaaagctagccattgagGTGAGTGGGCTCCTCTACTTATATCTTAAGTTATTTGTCCTTACACAGTCAATCCGTGACTATTCAACAATATATAGATGTTATATGTGTTGTTTTGTGCCGaatggttgattttttattagatgaatgattaatcataattaTTAGTGAATtagttcaaaatatatttaaactaatattataaaaaatttatatatgcaaagCTTTCTACAactcatattattttattaactatTCAAAAAACATGCCCGTTAAATCCTCCATGGCCAGCATAATCGCATAACAAAGTTAGATAACACTAAGCTGAACACAAATAGACAAGGAGGCAATCACTCTTTACATGCACAGGAATGTGACATCGATAATTTTTTAGCAACCTGCTACAACGGGCCATCCAAATTGGCAGTCTACATATGCAAATTGGCGTTCCAGAGTGGCAATTCCAATGACATTTCTATAATTTGCGCTCTATGTGCAAAATTCCCAcatgtttttcctatattaGAAGGACGCCATCTGAATGACAATTCTAATgatattaatgatattttttaatttgctaatgtgtcatgcccagaaatttacaccaaatttctgaacaatagcatgtattaaatctcggtccaggcatcagcccgaatacacactatgacaaattaatacacgttccacgacttaaaaacaattaaaaacaattatctatcgaaatgcagcggaaaaagaaaaacaagactagaccatctaatcttcaactTCAGCTGGCAAAGACGGCTCAataccacaggcattctcgacggcggactgaacctcacttcaaccttaggaacaaccttcttctaacttctgactcaagctctggcacttgctctggtgggggaaaaagtaagcaaggctgagtacaaaccaccgtactcaacaagtaacacccaagagaggagaataatgaatgcaatagggtgtcaaagataggctaagcttaaattgcacaaagctgcagtaacttagcaaaacaatagataaaaaagactgaaataaaagtaaagtaacatttaaaataatcatccattgttcaacgttacaccacgttgcaacaggcccagaccgctgtcgaacgttacaccacgtagtgacaaggtcaaccctctgtccaacgttaaaccacgttgcgacagacccaaaccactgccaacgttataccacgttgcgtagggtcaaaccagttccaagattaatcaggttattaatagttcaactaatcccagtgaatctgtcagttcgccaataaccgcgggcacgactattcgaatagttttactctgcagaggtgtacaactttacccacaagacatggctcccaagcatgttaccatgcccccaacgtatcaccacgatacctcagtacggaaaccatgataagacctttcacctaaccctccctagacaatcgcaccgcacttcaggtttcaccccctcctttacaccaagtcgggcagtcccctcttgtgccttggtgaatccggaagcagcagaggctttcgttacaccacgattgcccgtccatactccatcacgctcacccttgccttggtgtgtcgaatagggacaagctagattacgagtctcaccgttgcccattctggcttgtggttagtacgtgtacgactttcagggtttcctgagaaccggtccttaattgc
This window harbors:
- the LOC102702594 gene encoding S-norcoclaurine synthase 1-like, with amino-acid sequence MNEGSWSPEDTMGGAKVLNRELITEAAAIAFADPHHIPERYARADDAPAGGAAAAAVVGDDESYVLPVVDMARLLDPEHRAVEIACLGSACRSWGFFQLINHGADDAVIQQMKDDTVQFFELPVEEKKAVAVRPGGGIEGFGHHFNRSSTDKLDWAESLIVETQPIQRRNLQFWPSNPPTFRDSIDKYAMEMRNLATRLLGFMACDLGVEQGTLLAAFAGKRQSMVLHRYPPCRRPEEVVGIAPHSDGFGLTLLLQVDDTPGLQVMLGDGRWLPVRPLPGALVVNVGEILEVLTNGAYRSAFHRVVVDAERGRTTVVVFQDASVGGVVGPLPELGEPRYRAIGRSQYGKGHATEILGSGERFIDTLRTIR